Within Wyeomyia smithii strain HCP4-BCI-WySm-NY-G18 chromosome 2, ASM2978416v1, whole genome shotgun sequence, the genomic segment ttgctgccataaaccgctgagctattggacatcatacgagataatgctgcaatagccgatgaagccctcttacaggcatagtcgacgtgactcccgaacgtgagcttgtcgtccaccataacccccaagagcttcagggatcgcttcgaggtgatggtgcagttctcgactctgaccacctcctgttgctccgatttacggttgttcacaaccgtgacctccgtcttatgatgcgcgagctccagtttcctggagcgcatccagtcctcgaccttgcgtatacagtgcgcggccgtcaactcgacctcctcgaaagactcgccgtaaacttccagcgttatgtcgtctgcaaatccgacgatcacaacccctacagggaacttgagtttcaacactccgtcatacatgacattccacaacaccgtcACGTCgtgcgtgacgattgcgcagtagcgtattccccttttCTTGCGCtagattgctacctccgccgtctttatgacggaagagattgcatccagcgtggacctgcccttccggaagcctaactggttacttgccagaccatgtactagggtggggaatcgttatatggaaacaacgaaacttgatagcagaaagccagaaccaagtttttttttgttctatttggagccccaaacaatcctaattttatcgggagtcgattggtttagtctccgcttggcgcattgcatttcaaatttatatggagatttgtatggaaaaaccaacgtttttgcattttcctttctaaagagctcaaactggCTTAAACCATAGGTTcaatgacttcaaatggtaggttttttgatgcttaacaacttggccaaagacatcaaagagctagagTGTCTCAAAAAAATACTGAAGCTGTTTAATGTTGAGTATgttgaaatttatgttgcaaatcattttttctgccaacactgccagtgtaccggcgttagtcagatttccatcagaagtaacctttgAAATACGTTGTACTGTACCGTTGTATTCTACCTacacctagaatattgacctgaatttgtttgtttgatccagctgagtgtataaactcgttacggcaggttatttctgatgggaatcctactggcgccggtacattggtaatgttggcagaagacaagattttctgcatttaaatcgacatactcaactttgaacagctatagctcttcttagggacatcctagctcttcagtgccttctgcaaagttgttaggcatctaaaatactatacttttacataatgtagtgcattattagatcattattgtgCTCTCtagaaaatagtaggagggtggtgaCCAAGACActaccgcatagttgacgtaggactacaataattttataattttattttgaaactatGTTTGATttaagctcgttttacttttgtagtttgcttgatttattttaaccaatttaagctcaacatcttccaaaaggaagatgttttggttccggtggttatatcaagtatctaggtcgtcagcccaaattcatcaagcgacacctccaacgacttggaactaaaactagttcattagtggccatttctactgttaaggtcgtctttgaccatttaaaaagtcaaaaaagtcatgaaaaaaaccattcattattggcatggttcgattttggcaacagaaaaaattctgaggtgttgccaaaatcgaacggggtctgtattttgattatttctttgcagcactctatcttagaagaaaaaatattctctttaacattcacaatggtccagaaaccaaatttaggagaaaatttgggtctagagctctatagcattgttttagaaaaaaactttattttacaaagttacttaaaattactggagctataaaattgtaaaacaaggttttctatctacaaaaataaaaaagttagatacttgattttcccctaaatttggtttctggaccattgatgaatacctttcattctaatacagcgaattttctttaatgcgcgaaaaggcaaccttctataaaatatttaattgagtacgatttagtagaaattaaactttctCCTATacctatttgtcttgttgaagttggctcactcaccgatcacaaagcggcaaagatgtcacataaatttttttcctgtaattacaagctcgtggaaaaaaatatcgataacgaattacagtttaagtagaaaatgtatattcacagaaaatttgaaattgacatagaattttatgaacatgttaacattcaattcaggtcaatttaaacattttatcagtatacagaatcaatcagaaaaaaatttgatcagtttcaagataccaaagaacaacgaagataccatatttgaaagttatatgtccgttatcttcgaaaataaactgggctagagtgatgcacaacagtagcctcagcaattaatgtttgcatagcgttgttcaattacaagtaaggttatgaaaagtaatattttcttgcaattgctaattcaaaaaaatttcaattgaaaaatacaaacactaacgtcggaactctaatatcaagatgaaatgaatttggtttttctctaaaccgccaccgcgtgatgcaactagtattgtcatattggactaaattcatttagctagtaaaatataatcatcagtacagctcgtttaactacctattcaaagatctgtacggagcagtttggttttctattgtcttttaaataccctatattcagttatttaaataaatctaaaaaaaggcagagtgtagagttcaaaaataaacaacgcattttgttgtccccggcggcgcagcctattttgcgacatccgaaaaaccatattgaattctgatatttgctgctatacgaaacaagaagtagaagaagacaattcaaatggcaattcgattgtgttccacgccccactgtgcgtcaacagtggcaatgtagttttcacttggcttgactgcacaaaaattaatatcaagttttcctgcactgatagacgacgaggaaccagcgctctgttcatacattacttggtgcagtactgttgcctgtgccatcatattctccttcaagacatcagttttattaacattaacatatttgttaacagcagaacgtaaaactgtctggtagtggaggtggttacgaactttccgaaaaagctttaccttcaagacatcaatttagtctaggctgatggaagctaacattagttgacctattgggacggggagattctgtcaaatttttttttgccactgctgtacaggatatcactgcaggcagttggtgtctattcatgaagtctgtgctaggtgtgctcgcatatgattggtacattgttggtgaaaattcgaccttgaaacttttattcaattttcactgtttaacaatgaagtgataatgaaaattgaagaatcacaaaattgtccatcattttatcaatccaacgacatatcgattattgtggtccatcatgtggttacatcagtataaccgtttgaaatctttaattccgtcgttacatcttggttttagttttcgcggaatgtatctcggtatagtgcggttagacgtagtcctacgtcaaaaggtaaatgcaataaagtagattttcccatataaattttcatacaaatttgaaatgcaatgcgccaagctcCCTCTATGTCTAATAACGCAGCGAGTGCAATTTCTTTTGTATTTAtagatttcgctatttttgtcgTCAGCATATGTATTGCATCCACTGTTGGCATGTTTCTTCGATATGCAAACTGATACCTACTCAGCGGAGAGGTTTTTAGGTACGTTGATTTGACGTGATAGTCAAttagtttttccataatttcgAACATAATGGAGGTTAGACTAATTGGTCTGAAGGCTTTCGGAAGTGTTTTGTCGCGCTTCCCAGCCTTTGGTATGAAGATCACTCTCGTTTTTCTCCAGTTGGTGGGTATGTAATTAAGTGTCAGGCTTGCCCTAAATATCTCGATTATGAATGGAATTATTACCCTTCCACCATTGAAGCATTATTGGTAATAATCCATCCAGTCCCGGGGACTTATAGGGCTCGAATGAGTTGATTGCCCATTCCACtttcgattctgtgaagataTCGCAGGCTATGTAATGCGAGTTTAACACTTGGGTGTTGTTCGgagtttttaaaaaagctaccgacacatttcactgctcaattaaGACTAACTTTATTAATTCTAACGATTACATTTGTGCCCCCCGTTCGATTCACGTTGGTCCGAATATGAACCGCTGACTCCGCATCGCTCGGTGGTGGCTCCGATCGTTCGATTGTCGTCAACCTGCTCGTCGATGGCATTGTCTGAATTGTCAGCAAATTCCTTTGGTAGCTCGGTTGTTAACTCCTCCCGGCTGAGTGATGAGACTCCAGGGAAATCACATCCGCAATGGTCAATCTTCTAATTGGTTTTGCATCTGAGATCGTTGGAATGTCCTTTAATGGATCGTCatgttgaattttgatttatgtgGATCTGCTTGATATGAAATTACTGACAGAGAACAATGCTGATGATTATGGTTAGAGGGAAAGTAATTCCTCCGAAAATGGTTAACTTTGGCCAGTGAAAGCTGTTtgtttgcaatttgatattttccAGTTCTTTTCTAGTCTCGAGATGTAGTTCATGGAGATGTTCGAGGCTCAAGTTAACGATGAGATGTCCTTGCTCCACAGAGATACCTTCTAGTGGTATCTGTAAGGGTGATTCTTCGAGATTATGAATATTGCTGCTAAAAGTGTTGTTGTCAATCGAAACATTACAGTTTTCGAACGAGATGAAGAATGGACCGAATAGGTTCCTTTTAAAAATTCCACAGTTGCTTGTAAGTGAAAAATTTCTATCATAGTTGATGATCAGATTTTTGTCGTTAACGGTGATGATTTCTTCTTGTATGAGGTTGAGGGTAAAATTACAACTGGCTGGTTTTCCATTTAAGAGTTCCGAAATACATGTTGAGTTTTCGGGTATTAGGTCTTCTATGTTGAATATCGTTGGATTCAAAGAAGGTACGGCATAGATCTCTTTGTGgtgtttcaaataattttgtctcTCAAGATAAATTTGTCTTTGTTTATGACGAATCGGATAAATGTGAATTTTCctgaatattcttttgtctagttTAGGAATTTTGATAAGCAGAGCTACCTCCTTGCTGTTGGTTGCCACTGATGATTCTGCATATGATAGTGCTTCGCTGATAGAGTTGGTTGTCACGTTCTCGTCGTGTAGTCTTCTTACTAATACTTGTATTTCTCCTGTACTTAGAATTTTGCTGTTTAAGATTCCTATCTTTGCTAAACTTATACTGTCTACAATTTGCTCtaatttttcatgtaaatactttaggttcaaaaatatattaatgGAATGATTTTCTATGGATTTTGTATTGAACAATGATATGGCTTGAGTAGTTTTACGTACGAATTCCTTCATCTGTAGGTTTAATTCCCGGTTAATTTTTACCTGAGCATTATTATTCTGAATTAGATTATTGATAGAggagttaattatttttaaatcgttAGCAACTGGACTACCTGCTATAAATTTCCATCCTAGGCTATCCCAGCGTTTTGAtcttttaattgaaataaggtTGTTCAGTATTTGATCGATTTGTTTAAATTCTTCTATAATTAATATGGAAAACTGATTGGTCGctatttcgtcaaacatgtCTCTAAGGTTTCGTACATGGTATTGATATGAACTTATGTTAAAATGATGGATATAAAAATATGAGTCAATTCTTACTCTGCTAGTTCCATGGTCGAATGCTAGGATTGGCTGGTTAGTTAGGTTCCGGAGTGATATAGTTTGTTCTGATGACCATCCTGAATGTAGGATTAAAAGTCCTAGTCTGTAATTGAAGTGCATTGAGTTagatctctcgaattttaatgtcgtttttatgaatttttactTCCATCATCGGTGGTTATTGTACTGTTATTAACTTTtgctattttaacttttttatatcTTGCTTTGTGTTTCAGCCTTTGTCGGGTTTTTTCAAATGCTTCGCTATTTTCTTTAGgatttcttattttctttgatATATTATGATGGTCAAGATCTTGTTTTTGCttcctttttaaattttcaaatactttttcGATGATTTCGGGTGTTTGGGGAGATGGAAGGATAATTTCGTAAGGAGTAAATTTTGTTGCGGTATGTATGGATGAATTGTATTTATGAAGGACCATGTGCATGAGTTCAATAAGAGGTTTAGTGGGATTCTCAGTTTTGGTTATTCGGTATAATTCTAAGAGAGTTGAATGGAGCCGTTCAACCGTTCCATTCATCTCACTTCTTCCTGTTGCCGTAATGTAGGGGGTGATTCCAGTACCATTGTAATAATTAACCAGGTCTCCGGTCATAAATGATTTTTCACCATCCATGACTAAAATATCTGGTGGTTTGTATTTGGACAGGAGTTCCTTGAGGGCTGGGACAATATCAATT encodes:
- the LOC129721024 gene encoding uncharacterized protein LOC129721024; the encoded protein is MLAFILGLLILHSGWSSEQTISLRNLTNQPILAFDHGTSRVRIDSYFYIHHFNISSYQYHVRNLRDMFDEIATNQFSILIIEEFKQIDQILNNLISIKRSKRWDSLGWKFIAGSPVANDLKIINSSINNLIQNNNAQVKINRELNLQMKEFVRKTTQAISLFNTKSIENHSINIFLNLKYLHEKLEQIVDSISLAKIGILNSKILSTGEIQVLVRRLHDENVTTNSISEALSYAESSVATNSKEVALLIKIPKLDKRIFRKIHIYPIRHKQRQIYLERQNYLKHHKEIYAVPSLNPTIFNIEDLIPENSTCISELLNGKPASCNFTLNLIQEEIITVNDKNLIINYDRNFSLTSNCGIFKRNLFGPFFISFENCNVSIDNNTFSSNIHNLEESPLQIPLEGISVEQGHLIVNLSLEHLHELHLETRKELENIKLQTNSFHWPKLTIFGGITFPLTIIISIVLCQ